In Fluviicola taffensis DSM 16823, the following are encoded in one genomic region:
- a CDS encoding glycosyltransferase family 9 protein: MQRFLVIQTAFLGDVILATPVISELKRLYPDAEIDVLVRKGNEAILKNHPSIHEVFSFNKKEGKWKEMRRLIGVFRTKKYDEVINLQRFGSSGIITFLSKGKRKVGFDKNPFSFCYDIKIKHEIGTGKHEVERNLECIAHHGAEKLVRPMVFPSDADRAKVTSLKDKPFFTLAPASVWFTKQLPEAKWVELANNLKSEGAVYLVGGPADFELCQRILEAAHLPNENNLAGKLNLLESCALFEKANRCFVNDSGPLHMATAVNAPVTAFFCATVPRFGFGPLSDDSEIREETELLTCRPCGLHGGKVCPEGHFKCGNIDVGI, encoded by the coding sequence ATGCAACGCTTTTTAGTCATTCAAACAGCTTTTTTAGGAGACGTCATTTTGGCCACTCCTGTAATTAGTGAATTGAAGCGTTTGTACCCTGATGCTGAAATCGATGTCTTGGTTCGAAAAGGCAATGAAGCGATTCTGAAAAATCATCCATCAATTCACGAAGTGTTTTCCTTCAATAAGAAAGAGGGGAAGTGGAAAGAAATGCGCCGATTGATTGGTGTTTTTAGAACAAAGAAATACGATGAGGTAATCAATCTTCAACGCTTTGGAAGTTCAGGAATCATCACTTTTCTTTCCAAAGGGAAACGCAAAGTAGGCTTTGATAAAAATCCATTTTCATTTTGTTATGATATCAAGATCAAGCACGAGATTGGAACAGGAAAACACGAGGTAGAACGCAATCTAGAATGCATAGCACATCATGGAGCAGAGAAATTGGTGCGACCAATGGTTTTTCCTTCGGATGCAGATCGTGCAAAAGTTACCAGCTTAAAAGATAAACCATTTTTCACGCTAGCACCAGCATCTGTTTGGTTTACAAAGCAACTTCCAGAAGCAAAATGGGTAGAGTTAGCAAACAACTTGAAAAGCGAAGGAGCAGTTTATTTAGTTGGCGGACCAGCAGATTTTGAATTGTGTCAGCGAATTTTGGAAGCAGCACATTTACCGAACGAAAACAATTTAGCTGGAAAGTTAAACTTATTAGAATCATGTGCTCTATTTGAAAAGGCGAATCGTTGTTTTGTGAACGATTCAGGGCCTTTACACATGGCAACAGCTGTAAATGCTCCAGTTACTGCATTTTTCTGTGCTACGGTTCCACGTTTTGGTTTTGGCCCGCTTTCAGATGATAGTGAAATTCGAGAAGAGACAGAATTATTGACCTGCAGACCTTGTGGTTTACACGGAGGAAAAGTTTGTCCAGAAGGACATTTTAAATGCGGGAATATTGATGTTGGAATATAA
- a CDS encoding sensor histidine kinase yields the protein MNLYSNKQTWKIVLLIVALITVAASLWVSNSTVQKVSDRERLRAKQWADAIKKKAELVEFTNRAFQQLRGYERRKIKLYLDATKEISKEPTNGNFFPDYRFPISIINENKDIPVILVDDENQVSGFINLDFDTTDLRTLNPTLTRKELTQKYEDSLLILTTFWEKNHKPFRIEVVKGLTMTYFYTDTKRTIELEKERDSLISAFNNELINDSKLIPVVLMNKENDSLISSNLSKEKTNLKNLRNTLRKLELVNDPIEISFGENQVNLLYFDNSDELKQLQFFPYIQFLIIGLFILIGYLLFSTFRKAEQNQVWAGMAKETAHQMGTPLSSLMAWIQILETQDVDQSIIAEMQKDVERLDTVSQRFSKIGSETQLTQSDIRLTVQGVMDYLRPRISQKVEMTTHFDDEEILVSHNKSLMEWVMENIIRNAVDAMESKGKLDVTIKTVPERVYIEISDTGKGLLPKQFKSIFEPGYTTKKRGWGLGLSLVKRIVKEYHKGKVYVVHSEIGKGTMIRVSLPLK from the coding sequence ATGAATTTATATTCGAACAAACAAACATGGAAAATTGTGCTGCTTATCGTAGCACTGATCACTGTTGCAGCATCGCTTTGGGTATCGAATTCTACGGTTCAAAAAGTATCGGATCGGGAACGTTTACGTGCCAAACAATGGGCAGATGCAATCAAGAAAAAAGCTGAATTAGTAGAATTTACAAATCGAGCTTTCCAACAACTCCGTGGATACGAACGACGTAAAATCAAGTTGTATTTAGATGCTACGAAGGAAATATCCAAAGAACCAACAAATGGCAATTTTTTCCCCGATTATCGTTTTCCAATTAGTATTATCAATGAAAACAAAGACATTCCAGTTATATTAGTGGACGATGAAAACCAAGTTTCTGGTTTCATCAATCTCGATTTTGACACAACAGATTTAAGAACATTAAATCCGACATTGACTCGCAAAGAATTGACCCAAAAATACGAAGACAGTTTACTCATTCTAACTACTTTTTGGGAGAAAAATCACAAACCATTCCGCATTGAAGTAGTGAAAGGATTAACCATGACCTACTTTTACACCGATACCAAACGCACCATTGAATTAGAAAAAGAGCGGGATTCGTTGATTTCCGCATTCAACAACGAATTAATCAATGACTCCAAGTTAATTCCTGTCGTCTTGATGAATAAGGAAAATGACTCATTGATTTCAAGTAATTTATCAAAGGAAAAAACAAATTTGAAAAATCTGAGAAATACACTGAGAAAACTTGAATTGGTGAATGATCCGATTGAAATTTCTTTTGGCGAAAACCAGGTTAATCTACTCTATTTTGACAATTCAGATGAATTAAAACAACTTCAATTCTTTCCCTACATCCAATTTTTAATCATCGGACTATTCATACTGATTGGCTATCTACTTTTTAGTACATTCCGAAAGGCAGAACAAAATCAGGTTTGGGCTGGAATGGCTAAGGAAACTGCTCATCAAATGGGAACCCCACTTTCCTCGTTAATGGCTTGGATTCAAATTTTGGAAACCCAAGATGTGGATCAAAGCATCATCGCCGAAATGCAAAAAGACGTTGAGCGTTTAGATACTGTTTCGCAACGTTTTTCGAAAATCGGATCTGAAACTCAACTCACACAAAGTGATATTCGATTAACTGTTCAAGGTGTAATGGATTACTTGCGCCCACGCATTTCTCAAAAAGTGGAAATGACAACTCACTTTGATGACGAGGAAATTTTGGTAAGTCACAACAAATCGTTGATGGAATGGGTGATGGAAAATATTATTCGCAATGCAGTTGATGCCATGGAATCGAAAGGAAAATTAGATGTCACTATAAAAACAGTTCCTGAACGAGTTTATATTGAAATTTCTGATACCGGAAAAGGGCTTTTACCTAAACAATTTAAATCCATTTTTGAACCTGGTTATACAACTAAAAAACGCGGTTGGGGATTAGGACTTTCCTTAGTAAAACGAATCGTGAAGGAATACCACAAAGGGAAAGTTTACGTGGTTCATTCTGAAATTGGAAAAGGAACTATGATTCGGGTGAGCTTGCCATTGAAATAG
- a CDS encoding chloride channel protein, giving the protein MLSRFLRKLNGGIFFLRNSLTPRQFLLLSSVIVGLSSALAVIVLKSFAHMVLIFAKELNQQLHFKYVDFILPVFGIVLTIFITRKLLNGKLEKGTWRIIYAINKKSSIMPRKQMYAQVITSSVTVGFGGSAGLESPVTITGAAFGSNYARVYKLSTKERTLLLACGVAAGIAAAFNAPIAGVLFTMEVLLADVGITAFIPLMLASASGALLSAAVLNESILLSFKNMAVFELQNVPFYIVLGVLTGFIAVYHNRVFNRIETWMEHWKMKAYQKGIVGALLLSTLIFIFPSLFGEGYDSIRSLSTEKVFDLLDGTLFESFKQSWFPLVFIGAVVFLKAIATGLTLGSGGNGGNFAPSLFVGSYTGFAFAYGWNLAGIGFALPITNFTMVGMAGLLSGLFHAPLTAIFLIAEITGGYGLMIPLMIVSSISFAISKRYLNHSMDIVKLADEGHVVRADKDRHILSSIDPADILEETLVVLNPTDTVSTLFLTIQYSHQALIPIVSDSGMLLGMIYLDDLPTILPVYSSEPNTPLELVMEPIRYSLNPRNTLEQVMEMFERSKLNYLPVIDNDQVLGYYSKSRLLEAYRKKIMDSMVE; this is encoded by the coding sequence ATGTTGTCTCGATTTTTGCGAAAACTAAACGGTGGAATTTTCTTTCTCAGAAATAGTCTAACTCCCCGACAATTCTTATTGCTTTCAAGTGTGATAGTTGGACTTTCGTCTGCATTGGCAGTGATTGTTCTGAAATCATTTGCCCACATGGTGTTGATTTTTGCTAAGGAACTCAATCAACAATTGCATTTCAAATACGTCGATTTCATTTTGCCCGTTTTTGGAATTGTATTAACTATTTTCATTACGCGCAAATTATTGAATGGTAAACTGGAAAAGGGAACTTGGCGAATCATTTATGCGATTAACAAAAAGTCGAGTATTATGCCTCGCAAGCAGATGTACGCACAAGTCATCACGTCTTCCGTAACTGTTGGTTTTGGTGGTTCGGCAGGATTGGAATCTCCTGTTACGATTACTGGCGCAGCTTTCGGATCCAATTATGCGCGCGTTTACAAACTATCCACCAAAGAGCGAACCTTGTTGTTAGCTTGTGGTGTTGCGGCTGGAATTGCAGCCGCTTTTAATGCCCCGATTGCTGGGGTTTTATTTACAATGGAGGTTTTACTAGCTGATGTTGGAATTACGGCATTTATTCCATTGATGTTGGCTTCGGCTTCGGGCGCTTTGTTATCAGCAGCGGTTCTGAATGAAAGTATTTTGTTGTCATTTAAGAATATGGCAGTCTTTGAATTGCAGAACGTACCATTTTACATTGTTTTAGGAGTTTTGACAGGCTTTATTGCTGTATACCACAATCGGGTGTTTAACCGCATTGAAACATGGATGGAGCATTGGAAAATGAAAGCTTATCAAAAAGGAATTGTAGGAGCGTTGTTATTGTCTACACTCATTTTTATTTTCCCTTCCTTGTTTGGTGAAGGTTATGATAGCATTCGATCACTTTCAACAGAAAAAGTCTTTGATTTATTGGATGGAACCTTATTCGAATCGTTTAAACAATCGTGGTTTCCGTTGGTTTTTATTGGAGCAGTCGTTTTTCTAAAAGCAATTGCAACAGGTTTAACCTTAGGTTCTGGAGGAAATGGAGGAAATTTTGCACCTTCTTTGTTTGTTGGAAGCTACACCGGATTTGCTTTTGCTTATGGTTGGAACTTAGCAGGAATAGGATTTGCACTTCCTATTACCAACTTTACCATGGTTGGAATGGCTGGTTTGTTGAGTGGATTGTTTCATGCCCCATTAACCGCTATTTTTCTTATTGCTGAAATCACTGGCGGCTACGGATTAATGATTCCTTTGATGATCGTTTCTTCCATCAGTTTTGCGATTTCTAAGCGCTATTTGAATCATTCCATGGATATTGTGAAATTGGCAGATGAAGGTCATGTGGTTCGTGCGGATAAAGACCGTCATATTTTATCCTCCATTGATCCCGCTGATATTTTGGAAGAAACACTGGTTGTTTTGAATCCCACAGATACTGTTTCAACCCTGTTTTTAACGATTCAATATTCCCATCAAGCCTTGATTCCCATTGTTTCCGATAGTGGAATGCTACTAGGAATGATTTACCTCGACGATTTACCAACGATTTTGCCCGTTTATTCGTCCGAACCCAACACACCGCTAGAATTGGTAATGGAGCCCATTCGCTATTCATTGAATCCGCGGAATACATTAGAGCAAGTGATGGAAATGTTCGAGCGTTCCAAATTAAATTATTTGCCTGTGATTGATAATGATCAAGTTCTCGGATATTATTCAAAAAGTAGACTTTTGGAAGCTTATCGCAAGAAGATTATGGATAGTATGGTGGAGTGA
- a CDS encoding gliding motility-associated C-terminal domain-containing protein — MIRVFLLVILTALCFKANATHVMGGEITWKCTGNGYVFQLVFYRDCNGVDINPVSENLKIWNHPSLATIPVLFVSRTDISPSCTQVTGSPNPLSCGSGANGGNGVGAIEKIIYQSNPVILSGVPPSQGWIITYSNFSRNSSITNLSNPTNYGVTVRATMYAIPGASAGVCTDNSPRFLQDPYLVLCAGENYEYNMHPIDEDLDSVVTILGAPMDRIEGTTYNPPVDPDFVPYETGFNAFNPTPDATFNAGNIPLTLDSQNGHLSFRSFTIGGFVVKVIAKSYRNGILIAEVEREMQLIVTNCAAPNNAPVINGPFGGLYETTVLAGSLVNFTLTATDVEFLQDGTPQSNYLTASGSQFGTNFTSVGGCDVAPCATLNQTPIITGVQGVSTNFLWQTDCAHLVDAYGNTDDEKTFTFVFRVQDNFCQIPKTTFKTITIHVKNPGIIPATSINCISTQPNGDIAISWDPVLNPDNTFVDFNLYSLQDGLIGTYPIGTTTVTLPNPGVDKDYFVEVKSGCDVILSSDTVKNVRLSLFNPSNGTAVLDWNLPASNPLPGMDNFCTIYREYPTGTWTSIAVLPYNATHFIDTIDICSAFLNYQVVYSTPTCQWSSNIIGDNLQDDITPKIPVISSVSIDTLTGNVVITWDQNYESDTYGYIVYHKDANGFIVEIDTVWGIANTTYTHSIPITGPETYSIAAFDSCFTPAIPPTYQTSAKAELHSSQYLTYSTNSCTTQAELEWTAYFGWGTNLTGYTVFVKEGTGPWTAVATTTDEFYNLDCTPLLNYSVFIQANNSNGAVAFSNIQSFVITAPTAPAINYMRVATVDQNTVVLRHEVSTGTNVQSVRFEKFNMATGQFDLLGEVPATTSTSSITDTDVDVTNFSYTYRAVIIDSCGNQGAVSNRARTILLKVTADQTRLSTYLNWSPYSEYDGGVLQYQIYRGIDGVFPPTPTAVVSPNQRYFEDLVDELGYSHSGKVCYLVIAEEAINQYGIQELSFSNQVCAVIEPLVYVPNAFTPGGLNPIFIPVVSFHDVSKYEFSIVDRWGQLVFQTNDPTIGWDGIHQKSGDLVAPNVYVYVLKVIDGNNQEYFYRGNVSVIH, encoded by the coding sequence ATGATTCGAGTATTTCTCTTAGTAATTTTAACTGCATTATGCTTTAAAGCAAATGCTACTCACGTAATGGGGGGTGAAATTACTTGGAAATGCACTGGAAATGGATACGTCTTTCAATTGGTTTTTTACCGCGATTGCAATGGCGTAGATATCAATCCCGTTTCAGAGAATTTAAAAATATGGAATCATCCATCATTGGCGACCATTCCTGTTTTATTCGTTAGTAGAACGGATATTTCCCCAAGTTGTACACAAGTTACTGGTTCACCAAATCCTCTTTCATGTGGTTCAGGAGCAAATGGCGGAAACGGGGTAGGAGCAATCGAAAAAATCATTTATCAATCTAATCCAGTTATTTTGTCAGGTGTTCCGCCATCACAAGGTTGGATCATAACCTATAGCAACTTTTCACGAAATAGCAGCATCACGAATTTGTCTAATCCAACGAATTATGGAGTAACAGTTCGCGCTACGATGTATGCAATTCCGGGAGCTTCCGCGGGTGTTTGCACCGATAATTCTCCGCGCTTTTTGCAAGATCCGTATTTGGTTCTTTGCGCTGGTGAAAACTACGAATACAACATGCATCCAATAGATGAAGATTTGGATTCTGTTGTTACGATTCTAGGAGCTCCGATGGATCGCATTGAAGGAACAACCTATAATCCACCAGTAGATCCTGACTTTGTGCCTTATGAAACAGGATTTAACGCATTTAATCCAACTCCTGACGCCACATTTAATGCAGGAAATATACCCTTGACACTTGATTCTCAGAATGGTCATTTGAGCTTTCGTTCGTTCACAATCGGTGGATTTGTTGTGAAAGTGATTGCTAAATCGTATCGAAATGGCATATTAATAGCTGAAGTGGAGCGTGAAATGCAACTCATAGTTACTAATTGTGCTGCGCCAAACAATGCTCCTGTGATTAATGGGCCTTTTGGAGGGCTTTACGAGACAACTGTTCTTGCTGGTTCTTTGGTCAATTTCACCTTGACAGCTACAGATGTGGAATTTTTACAAGATGGAACTCCTCAGAGCAATTATTTGACTGCTAGTGGATCACAATTTGGCACCAATTTCACAAGTGTAGGCGGATGTGATGTTGCTCCTTGCGCAACCTTAAATCAAACTCCGATTATAACAGGCGTTCAAGGTGTTTCAACTAATTTTTTATGGCAAACAGACTGCGCTCATTTGGTCGATGCATATGGAAATACAGATGATGAAAAGACGTTTACGTTCGTTTTTAGAGTTCAGGATAATTTCTGTCAAATTCCTAAAACAACATTCAAAACGATTACCATTCATGTGAAAAATCCAGGAATTATTCCTGCAACCTCTATTAATTGTATTTCAACACAACCAAATGGCGATATAGCTATTTCTTGGGATCCCGTTTTGAATCCAGACAACACTTTTGTGGATTTTAACTTGTACTCCCTACAAGACGGTTTAATTGGAACTTATCCAATTGGAACCACAACTGTAACTCTTCCTAATCCAGGAGTTGATAAAGATTACTTTGTAGAAGTGAAATCTGGATGTGATGTGATTTTATCGAGCGATACTGTTAAAAATGTTCGATTATCTTTATTCAATCCATCTAACGGAACTGCTGTTTTGGATTGGAATTTACCAGCTTCTAATCCCCTACCAGGAATGGATAATTTTTGTACGATTTACCGCGAATATCCGACAGGAACTTGGACTTCGATAGCTGTACTTCCTTACAATGCAACACATTTTATTGATACCATAGATATTTGTTCTGCTTTCTTGAATTATCAAGTCGTTTATTCGACACCAACTTGTCAGTGGTCATCTAATATTATTGGAGATAATTTACAGGATGACATTACTCCCAAAATACCAGTTATTTCAAGTGTTTCAATAGATACACTTACTGGAAATGTAGTCATTACTTGGGATCAAAATTACGAGTCTGATACCTATGGATACATCGTTTATCACAAAGATGCGAATGGATTTATCGTAGAGATTGACACCGTTTGGGGAATTGCAAATACGACATATACACACTCAATTCCAATCACGGGTCCTGAAACTTATTCGATTGCTGCGTTTGATTCGTGTTTCACACCAGCCATTCCACCAACGTATCAAACTTCTGCAAAGGCTGAATTGCATAGTAGTCAATATTTAACTTATAGTACGAACAGCTGTACAACTCAAGCAGAACTGGAGTGGACAGCTTACTTTGGTTGGGGAACGAACTTAACTGGTTATACTGTTTTTGTGAAGGAAGGAACAGGTCCTTGGACTGCGGTTGCAACAACAACGGATGAATTTTACAATTTGGATTGTACGCCACTTCTAAATTACAGTGTGTTCATTCAAGCAAACAATTCCAATGGAGCAGTAGCTTTTTCCAATATTCAATCGTTTGTGATTACAGCCCCAACTGCACCAGCTATTAATTACATGCGAGTAGCTACGGTAGATCAGAACACGGTGGTTTTAAGACATGAAGTTTCGACTGGAACAAATGTACAATCTGTTCGATTTGAGAAATTCAATATGGCCACTGGGCAATTTGATTTGTTAGGAGAGGTTCCAGCAACGACTTCAACATCCTCGATTACGGATACAGATGTGGATGTAACTAATTTCAGTTACACATACCGTGCTGTTATTATTGATAGTTGTGGAAATCAGGGGGCGGTATCAAATAGAGCAAGAACGATTCTTTTAAAAGTCACAGCCGATCAAACGCGTTTATCTACTTATTTGAATTGGTCACCATACAGTGAATATGATGGTGGCGTTTTGCAGTATCAAATTTACAGAGGAATTGATGGTGTTTTTCCACCGACTCCAACTGCTGTAGTTTCTCCGAATCAACGTTATTTTGAAGATTTGGTTGATGAGCTAGGTTATTCTCACAGTGGAAAAGTTTGTTATTTGGTTATTGCAGAAGAAGCCATTAATCAATACGGAATTCAAGAATTGAGCTTTTCAAATCAAGTTTGTGCGGTAATTGAACCATTGGTATATGTTCCAAATGCCTTTACTCCAGGTGGATTGAATCCTATTTTCATTCCTGTCGTTTCCTTTCACGATGTTTCGAAATACGAATTTTCGATTGTAGATCGTTGGGGACAATTGGTTTTCCAAACAAATGATCCAACAATTGGTTGGGATGGGATTCATCAGAAAAGTGGAGATTTAGTAGCTCCAAACGTTTACGTTTATGTATTGAAAGTAATTGATGGAAATAATCAAGAGTACTTTTATCGCGGAAATGTGAGCGTAATTCATTAG
- a CDS encoding M1 family metallopeptidase: protein MKSQLLLAFLFLGFIQSSSYGQSYWQQKVDYTITVKLDDVTHTLSGFERFVYHNNSPQTLDFIYMHLWPNAYTSGKTALGKQLYESGDPILTFGKDSIRGGIDSLHFQVNGQDVSFTFDPKNPDIGKLTLNAPLKSGESITVTTPFHVQIPSGEVSRLGHIGQSYQITQWYPKPAVYNKNGWNQIPYLTQGEFYSEYGTFDVSITLPKNYVVGATGDLQTESEIAFMNEKASYTKENFSSLIRKKYPRNDFPASDSEWKTIRYTQKDVHDFAWFADKRYAVLKGEVELPHSKRKVTTWALFTSKNAALWERASEYIHDGTYYYSLWNGDYPYNQVTAVDGTISAGGGMEYPNVTVIGNASSPIELEVVIVHEVGHNWFYGILGSNERVHGWMDEGMNTMNEMRYMTTKYPKNTYLTDMILNGYFHFHQLSHYDSGDMMHRIIAGIGEDQPIETHSAKFTDINYAGIMYQKTGLVFTYLKEYLGDSLFDKAMQSYYNEWSFKHPQPEDMRATLERATGKDLSWLFTDLIQTTNHIDYKIAKVKSFAGKTTVTVKNVGQVNGPIEVTGFVKGQKMQTIWAENETKKSEVTFDSEMDAVQINASGKAPEIAQSNNYWHQKGIFGKIEPLKLQFLIDKNETQRSNLFWSPILGGNEYDKFMLGFALHNFSVPSPRFQFLIAPMYSFGGKRISGIAEINRTWLPKRNLKLSRIGISLRSFKNDTLGRNDGYYVAILPYWTAKIGNRIGGPISQTIRVQSMYRLDVSRPKQRELIGGYLQYDFDFSKEDHKVNLQVRTDYAANPVNSDNFSRSSVAATYKYRYIKNKRSRWIELRLFAGNYWNFDMYNSGNATDYGYALSGASGNQDAFLEDYFFGRSAQSGIWSQQRLENMGGFRSSIGNGKSGYFGTTTRWMTTANFYLETPIGPKIFGIYGDFGLFDQAFSTKPIQAYDLGLAMRLGTIFGIYFPVLQSDNITNAYSSSNYLERIRFTLKFNLTNKPLDWLKLLP from the coding sequence ATGAAATCGCAGCTACTCCTGGCGTTCCTTTTTTTAGGGTTCATTCAATCATCATCCTATGGACAATCTTATTGGCAGCAAAAGGTTGATTATACTATTACCGTTAAACTGGATGATGTGACCCACACATTGAGTGGTTTTGAACGATTTGTATATCACAACAATTCGCCGCAAACACTTGATTTCATTTACATGCATTTGTGGCCGAACGCATATACGAGTGGAAAAACGGCACTTGGAAAACAATTGTATGAAAGTGGTGATCCAATACTCACTTTTGGAAAAGATTCGATTCGAGGAGGAATTGATTCCCTTCATTTTCAAGTCAATGGACAAGATGTTTCATTCACTTTTGATCCAAAAAATCCAGATATTGGAAAATTAACCCTGAATGCTCCGCTAAAATCGGGAGAATCTATTACTGTTACTACTCCTTTTCATGTGCAAATTCCTTCTGGGGAAGTTTCTCGTTTGGGGCACATTGGGCAATCGTATCAGATCACTCAATGGTACCCGAAGCCAGCTGTTTACAATAAAAATGGCTGGAATCAAATTCCCTACTTAACACAAGGTGAATTTTATTCGGAATACGGAACATTTGATGTTTCAATCACGCTTCCTAAAAACTATGTTGTTGGTGCAACAGGAGATCTACAAACAGAATCTGAAATTGCTTTCATGAATGAGAAGGCTAGTTACACGAAAGAAAATTTCAGCTCCCTTATTCGAAAAAAATATCCCCGCAATGATTTCCCCGCTTCAGATTCAGAATGGAAAACAATCCGCTACACCCAAAAAGATGTACACGACTTTGCATGGTTTGCAGATAAACGCTATGCTGTGCTAAAAGGAGAAGTAGAATTACCTCATTCGAAGCGAAAAGTAACGACTTGGGCTTTATTTACATCTAAAAATGCCGCTTTGTGGGAACGTGCTTCTGAATACATTCACGACGGGACTTACTATTATTCGCTTTGGAATGGTGATTACCCCTACAACCAAGTCACTGCAGTTGACGGAACTATTTCTGCAGGTGGAGGAATGGAATATCCGAATGTAACAGTTATTGGAAATGCAAGTTCTCCAATCGAATTGGAAGTAGTGATTGTTCACGAGGTTGGTCACAATTGGTTTTACGGAATATTAGGTAGCAACGAACGTGTTCACGGATGGATGGATGAAGGAATGAACACCATGAACGAAATGCGCTACATGACTACGAAGTATCCTAAAAACACGTATTTAACGGATATGATTCTGAACGGATATTTTCATTTTCACCAGTTAAGCCACTACGACTCGGGAGATATGATGCATCGAATTATTGCAGGAATCGGAGAAGATCAACCAATAGAAACACATTCGGCAAAATTTACCGATATCAACTACGCTGGAATCATGTATCAGAAAACAGGATTGGTCTTCACGTATTTGAAGGAATATCTGGGCGATTCGCTCTTTGATAAAGCCATGCAATCCTATTACAACGAATGGAGTTTCAAGCATCCGCAACCGGAAGATATGCGAGCTACTTTGGAACGTGCAACTGGTAAAGATTTGTCGTGGCTTTTTACTGATTTGATTCAAACGACGAATCACATTGATTACAAAATAGCAAAGGTTAAATCATTTGCTGGCAAAACAACCGTTACGGTCAAAAATGTTGGTCAGGTTAACGGTCCAATTGAAGTAACTGGATTTGTGAAAGGTCAGAAAATGCAAACCATTTGGGCAGAAAATGAAACAAAAAAATCGGAAGTGACTTTTGACTCAGAAATGGATGCCGTACAGATCAACGCAAGCGGAAAAGCTCCTGAAATTGCTCAAAGTAACAACTATTGGCATCAAAAAGGGATTTTTGGAAAAATAGAGCCGCTGAAGCTGCAATTTTTGATAGACAAAAACGAAACACAAAGAAGTAATTTGTTTTGGAGTCCGATCTTGGGTGGAAATGAATACGACAAATTCATGCTTGGTTTTGCTCTCCACAATTTCAGCGTTCCTTCTCCTCGCTTTCAATTTTTAATCGCCCCGATGTATTCTTTTGGAGGAAAACGCATTTCAGGAATCGCTGAAATCAATCGTACATGGCTTCCAAAAAGAAACCTCAAACTTTCTAGAATTGGAATTTCACTACGCTCATTCAAAAATGATACTTTGGGCAGAAACGATGGATATTATGTTGCTATTCTACCTTATTGGACTGCAAAAATTGGCAATCGAATTGGAGGGCCAATTAGTCAGACCATTCGTGTTCAATCGATGTATCGCTTGGATGTAAGCAGACCCAAACAGCGAGAACTCATTGGAGGATATTTGCAATACGACTTCGATTTTTCGAAAGAAGACCACAAAGTGAATCTACAAGTGCGAACAGATTATGCTGCGAACCCAGTCAATAGCGACAATTTTTCGCGTTCATCAGTCGCTGCTACATACAAATACCGATATATCAAAAACAAACGTTCGCGCTGGATTGAGTTGCGTTTGTTTGCTGGAAACTACTGGAATTTCGACATGTATAACTCTGGAAATGCTACCGATTATGGATATGCATTAAGTGGAGCAAGTGGAAATCAGGATGCGTTTTTGGAAGATTACTTCTTTGGTCGTTCTGCACAATCTGGAATTTGGTCGCAGCAACGTTTGGAAAACATGGGAGGATTCAGATCTTCTATTGGGAATGGGAAATCGGGATATTTTGGAACAACAACTCGTTGGATGACCACCGCTAATTTCTATCTAGAAACGCCAATTGGTCCAAAGATCTTTGGAATTTATGGAGATTTCGGTTTATTCGACCAAGCATTTAGTACAAAACCTATTCAAGCGTACGATTTGGGATTAGCCATGCGTTTGGGAACGATTTTCGGAATTTATTTTCCAGTCTTGCAATCGGATAATATAACAAATGCTTATTCTTCGTCAAATTATTTGGAACGGATTCGGTTTACGTTAAAGTTTAATTTAACGAATAAACCGTTGGATTGGTTGAAGTTGTTACCTTGA